The Salinibaculum sp. SYNS191 genome has a window encoding:
- a CDS encoding ribbon-helix-helix domain-containing protein yields the protein MSTDSDAGGEGEMEKINVRVPQSLLAQIDDVWEERGYANKSEFIRDALRDAVNPPTQLSEEALEHLAESREQRERGETVSQDDVKDRLGIDD from the coding sequence ATGAGTACCGACAGCGACGCCGGTGGTGAGGGCGAAATGGAGAAAATCAACGTCCGGGTGCCGCAGTCGTTGCTGGCACAGATCGACGATGTCTGGGAGGAACGTGGGTATGCGAACAAATCCGAGTTCATACGTGACGCCCTCCGGGATGCCGTAAACCCTCCGACACAGCTGTCTGAGGAAGCACTTGAACATCTGGCTGAGAGTCGCGAGCAGCGAGAGCGGGGTGAGACGGTATCGCAGGACGACGTGAAGGACCGGCTGGGCATCGATGACTGA
- a CDS encoding type II toxin-antitoxin system RelE family toxin, protein MTEVEWTPKALDLLEGLDSEAQERLVKKLDEAKDWTSHRLEKLSGYLSSRRESRR, encoded by the coding sequence ATGACTGAGGTCGAGTGGACACCCAAAGCACTCGATTTGCTGGAAGGACTCGACAGCGAAGCCCAAGAGCGGCTGGTCAAGAAACTCGACGAGGCGAAAGACTGGACTTCCCATCGCCTCGAAAAGCTCAGCGGCTATCTTTCTTCGAGGAGAGAATCCCGCCGTTGA
- a CDS encoding RNA-guided endonuclease InsQ/TnpB family protein, producing MAIEVTRTYVGSIQNHRQVCDGLDSLGDSASKIWNVARWTADRIWDATGEIPDEGVLKSYMKNQACWKDLNAQSSQKVIEELSDAFQSWFDLRHKDDEANPPGYRKHGDTRPRSTVTFKEDGFKHDPENNRVRLSKGSNLKKYWSDFLLCEYQTRPDVDLSEVNRVQNVRVVWNGDEWELHFVCKVELETNDSAGDEVAGIDLGIKNIATVAFPDEYVLYPGNSLKKDKHYFTRAEYDTEGENGPSKKSIWARRKLAERETHFYHTLTDTIITECVERDVGTLAVSWPENVRESDWGKTGNKKLHSWAFDRIYQYLAYKGEIRGVEVVKENEWDTSKTCSRCGDDTKSNRVERGLYVCSSCELVGNADCNGAENMRQKITPSPHGEDRSNGCVAQPSVHLFDSKSGVFAPREQIVP from the coding sequence ATGGCGATAGAGGTCACTCGCACCTACGTTGGTTCCATCCAGAACCACCGGCAGGTCTGCGATGGCCTTGACTCGCTCGGAGACTCCGCCTCAAAAATCTGGAACGTCGCACGATGGACAGCCGACCGTATCTGGGACGCAACTGGCGAAATCCCAGACGAGGGCGTGCTGAAATCGTACATGAAGAACCAAGCGTGCTGGAAAGACCTGAACGCACAATCCAGTCAGAAAGTCATCGAAGAACTTTCCGACGCTTTCCAGTCATGGTTTGACCTACGACACAAGGACGACGAGGCGAATCCGCCCGGCTACCGCAAACACGGCGACACCCGACCACGTTCCACGGTCACATTCAAAGAAGACGGCTTCAAACACGACCCTGAGAACAATCGCGTTCGACTCTCGAAAGGCTCGAACCTCAAGAAGTATTGGTCAGATTTCCTGCTCTGCGAGTACCAGACCCGGCCCGACGTTGACCTCTCGGAAGTCAACAGGGTGCAGAACGTTCGAGTCGTCTGGAACGGCGACGAGTGGGAACTGCACTTCGTCTGCAAAGTCGAACTCGAAACCAACGACTCGGCAGGTGACGAAGTTGCCGGTATCGATCTTGGCATCAAGAACATCGCCACGGTCGCATTTCCCGACGAATACGTTCTGTATCCCGGTAACTCGCTCAAGAAAGACAAGCACTACTTCACCCGAGCAGAGTACGATACCGAGGGGGAGAACGGCCCGTCAAAGAAGTCGATATGGGCGCGTCGAAAACTCGCAGAGCGTGAGACGCACTTCTACCACACACTAACGGACACCATCATCACGGAGTGTGTCGAACGCGATGTTGGGACGCTCGCGGTTAGTTGGCCTGAAAACGTGCGAGAGTCCGACTGGGGTAAAACCGGCAACAAGAAGTTGCACTCATGGGCGTTCGACCGTATCTACCAGTATCTCGCGTACAAAGGCGAGATCCGCGGTGTCGAGGTGGTGAAGGAGAACGAGTGGGACACCTCGAAGACGTGTTCACGATGTGGTGATGACACAAAGTCGAACCGTGTCGAACGTGGTTTGTATGTCTGCTCGTCGTGCGAGTTAGTCGGAAATGCGGATTGCAACGGGGCGGAGAATATGCGGCAGAAGATAACTCCGAGTCCTCATGGTGAGGATAGGAGTAACGGCTGTGTGGCACAGCCATCGGTACATTTGTTCGATTCAAAAAGTGGGGTGTTCGCCCCGCGAGAACAGATCGTGCCGTAG